The proteins below are encoded in one region of Neisseria macacae ATCC 33926:
- a CDS encoding lytic transglycosylase domain-containing protein — protein sequence MKTENLILTPESPSRRRFLLAGGALLLSPAAALAGAQREETLADDVASVMRSSINNVNPPRLVFADPNEGERWLAAMSSRLARYVPDAAERRRLLVNIQYESSRAGLNTQVILGLIEVESAFRQYAISGVGARGLMQVMPFWKNYIGKPSHNLFDIRTNLRYGCTILRHYNNIEKGNIVRALARFNGSLGSNKYPNAVLGAWRNRWQWG from the coding sequence ATGAAAACGGAAAACCTGATCCTCACGCCCGAATCCCCGTCCCGCCGCCGCTTTTTACTGGCTGGCGGCGCATTGCTGCTCAGTCCTGCAGCCGCACTCGCCGGCGCGCAACGCGAAGAAACACTTGCCGACGATGTCGCTTCAGTGATGCGCAGCTCCATCAACAATGTCAATCCGCCGCGCCTCGTGTTCGCCGATCCAAACGAAGGCGAACGCTGGCTGGCGGCGATGTCCTCCCGCCTTGCCCGCTACGTTCCCGATGCCGCCGAACGCCGCCGCCTGCTGGTCAACATCCAATACGAAAGCAGCCGCGCGGGGCTGAATACCCAAGTGATTTTAGGGTTGATCGAAGTCGAAAGCGCGTTCCGCCAATACGCCATCAGCGGCGTGGGCGCGCGCGGGCTGATGCAGGTCATGCCGTTTTGGAAAAACTATATCGGCAAACCTTCGCACAACCTGTTCGACATCCGCACCAACCTGCGCTACGGCTGCACCATCCTGCGCCACTACAACAATATCGAAAAAGGCAACATCGTCCGCGCTTTGGCGCGCTTCAACGGCAGCCTGGGCAGCAACAAATACCCCAACGCCGTCTTAGGCGCATGGCGCAA
- the ppx gene encoding exopolyphosphatase encodes MTTTPTNVLASVDLGSNSFRLQVCENNNGQLKVIDSFKQMVRFAAGLDEHKNLDEASQERALDCLAKFGERLRGFRPEQVRVVATNTFRVAKNIAQFLPKAEAALGFPIEIIAGREEARLIYTGVVHTLPPNGDKMLVIDIGGGSTEFVIGSDLQPLATESLPLGCVTYSLRFFQNKITAKDFQAAISAARNEIQRISKLMKRTGWDFAIGTSGSAKSIRDLIAAELPQEADITYKGMRYLADRIIEAGSVKKAKFESLKPERVEVFAGGLAVMMAAFEELELTKMTVTEAALRDGVFYDLIGRGLNEDMRDQTTAEFQNRYHVSLNQAKRVAETAQAFMDSLCHAKNVTVQDLAQWQQYLGWAGRLHEIGLDIAHTGYHKHSAYILENADMPGFSRKEQTILAQLVIGHRGDMKKMADIVGSSEMLWYAVLSLRLAALFCRARLPLDLPPQTQLRADETGKGFILRISQNWLEQHPLIAAALDYESAQWQKIDMPFNVQPQ; translated from the coding sequence ATGACCACTACGCCCACCAACGTCCTGGCATCCGTCGATTTAGGTTCCAACAGCTTCCGCCTCCAAGTTTGCGAAAATAACAACGGACAACTGAAAGTCATCGATTCCTTCAAACAAATGGTGCGTTTTGCCGCCGGTTTGGACGAACATAAAAACCTCGACGAAGCATCCCAAGAGCGTGCCTTGGACTGTTTGGCAAAATTCGGCGAACGGCTGCGCGGGTTCAGGCCCGAACAAGTGCGCGTTGTGGCGACCAATACCTTCCGCGTAGCAAAAAATATCGCCCAATTCCTACCCAAAGCCGAAGCCGCACTGGGCTTCCCCATCGAAATCATCGCAGGTCGTGAAGAAGCCCGCCTCATTTACACCGGCGTCGTCCACACCCTACCGCCCAACGGCGACAAGATGCTCGTCATCGACATCGGCGGCGGCTCGACCGAATTCGTCATCGGCTCCGACCTCCAGCCGCTCGCTACCGAAAGCCTGCCCTTAGGCTGCGTCACTTACAGCCTGCGTTTCTTCCAAAACAAAATCACCGCCAAAGACTTCCAAGCCGCCATCTCTGCCGCACGTAACGAAATCCAGCGCATCAGCAAACTCATGAAGCGTACAGGTTGGGATTTCGCCATCGGCACATCCGGCTCCGCCAAATCCATCCGCGACCTCATCGCCGCCGAGCTGCCCCAAGAAGCCGACATCACCTACAAAGGCATGCGCTACCTCGCCGACCGCATCATTGAAGCCGGTTCCGTCAAAAAAGCCAAATTCGAAAGCCTCAAGCCCGAACGCGTGGAAGTGTTCGCCGGCGGACTGGCCGTCATGATGGCAGCGTTTGAAGAACTCGAACTCACCAAAATGACCGTTACCGAAGCCGCCCTGCGCGACGGCGTATTCTACGACCTGATTGGACGCGGTTTGAACGAAGACATGCGCGATCAGACGACCGCTGAGTTCCAAAACCGCTACCACGTCAGCCTCAACCAAGCCAAACGCGTCGCCGAAACCGCGCAAGCCTTTATGGACAGCCTGTGCCACGCCAAAAACGTAACCGTCCAAGACCTTGCCCAATGGCAACAATACCTCGGCTGGGCAGGCAGGCTGCACGAAATCGGACTCGACATCGCCCACACCGGTTACCACAAACACTCCGCCTACATCCTCGAAAACGCCGATATGCCCGGCTTCTCCCGCAAAGAGCAAACCATACTCGCGCAACTGGTCATCGGACACCGCGGCGACATGAAAAAAATGGCGGACATCGTCGGCAGCAGCGAAATGCTTTGGTACGCCGTCCTCTCCCTGCGCCTCGCCGCACTTTTCTGCCGCGCCCGCCTGCCTTTGGATCTGCCGCCGCAAACCCAACTGCGCGCCGACGAAACAGGAAAAGGCTTCATCCTGCGCATCAGCCAAAACTGGCTCGAACAACACCCTCTAATCGCCGCCGCACTCGACTACGAAAGCGCGCAATGGCAAAAGATCGATATGCCTTTCAACGTGCAGCCTCAATAG
- a CDS encoding nucleotidyl transferase AbiEii/AbiGii toxin family protein produces MNPIELYALQYPDLSETRLLELIAQEAFIRRAASLDFPFMLKGSHITRQYFPNLQMRLPADLDYVMLPYKEDYRSAENSLNKWAQAVTTAYAYDGVTFTPFSQNPFWRNVDYAMSDDFPTTNTDLTCTINGQLVELSVDVSFNLDLPIEPDYYTVFNTAMDQFTLPYSVPLAPQIAWKLHQTLIRPRFKDLYDLSYLVRHIQGDTNLIAQILDILTAECRRDRIPLGNIRHLFSSNLRDIFCHYDTRHPYIKNLRQDWDYQRKTDEFSYTCPQIPDDYQTVFEQYVQSLRDAGLTLDNLVLPQ; encoded by the coding sequence ATGAATCCCATTGAACTCTACGCCCTTCAGTATCCCGACCTTTCCGAAACCCGGCTGCTGGAGCTTATCGCCCAAGAAGCATTTATCCGCCGCGCTGCCAGCTTGGATTTTCCCTTTATGCTCAAAGGCAGCCACATCACGCGCCAATATTTTCCCAATCTGCAAATGCGCCTGCCTGCCGATTTGGATTATGTGATGTTGCCGTATAAAGAAGACTACCGTTCTGCCGAAAACAGTCTGAACAAATGGGCGCAAGCCGTAACCACCGCTTATGCCTATGATGGCGTAACGTTCACACCATTCTCCCAAAATCCCTTTTGGCGCAATGTGGATTACGCCATGTCGGACGATTTTCCCACCACCAATACCGATTTGACCTGCACCATCAACGGTCAGCTTGTAGAATTAAGCGTTGATGTATCGTTTAATCTGGATTTGCCTATCGAACCCGATTACTACACCGTATTCAATACAGCGATGGACCAATTTACGCTGCCCTATTCCGTACCGCTCGCCCCGCAAATCGCATGGAAGCTGCATCAAACGCTCATCCGTCCGCGCTTTAAGGATTTGTATGACTTGAGTTATCTCGTTCGACACATTCAAGGCGACACCAATCTGATTGCCCAAATATTAGACATACTTACCGCCGAATGCCGCCGCGACCGCATCCCGCTGGGAAACATACGCCACCTGTTTTCGAGCAATCTGCGTGATATTTTCTGCCATTACGATACACGCCACCCTTATATCAAAAACCTCCGCCAAGACTGGGACTACCAACGTAAAACAGATGAATTTTCTTATACCTGTCCGCAAATACCAGACGATTATCAAACCGTGTTTGAGCAATACGTACAAAGCTTGCGCGATGCGGGGCTGACGTTAGACAATCTTGTCTTGCCGCAATAA
- a CDS encoding DUF3990 domain-containing protein codes for MQAEKWVARKNVPITQFDIPNSELDKLDIKKFSSADLEWGDFVTKGRKGTLNHNHDAVSGPMLANPSDAKRGKVHKAIGLQFVILQKKAFNLFNRFKKFNKTGKNCS; via the coding sequence ATGCAAGCAGAAAAATGGGTAGCAAGGAAGAACGTTCCTATAACACAATTTGATATACCTAATTCTGAATTGGATAAGTTAGATATTAAAAAATTCTCATCTGCTGATTTGGAATGGGGAGATTTTGTAACAAAAGGTCGAAAGGGCACTTTAAACCATAACCATGATGCGGTAAGTGGTCCAATGTTGGCAAATCCAAGTGATGCTAAAAGAGGAAAAGTACATAAAGCTATAGGTTTGCAGTTTGTTATTTTACAGAAAAAAGCATTCAATTTATTTAATCGATTTAAAAAATTTAATAAAACTGGTAAAAATTGCTCTTAA
- the tmk gene encoding dTMP kinase, which produces MKPKFITLDGIDGAGKSTNLAVIRQWFESRDLPVLFTREPGGTPVGEALREILLNPETKAGLRAETLMMFAARQQHLEDVILPALADGIHVVSDRFTDATFAYQGGGRGVPLQDIEMLENWVQGGFGPDLTLLLDVPLEVSMARIGQTREKDRFEQEQADFFTRVRAVYLERAAAHPERYALIDGNRSLEEVRADIEHALARSFGMDV; this is translated from the coding sequence ATGAAACCCAAATTTATCACTCTGGACGGCATAGACGGTGCGGGCAAATCGACCAATCTTGCCGTTATCCGCCAATGGTTCGAATCCCGCGACCTTCCCGTATTGTTCACCCGCGAGCCGGGCGGTACGCCTGTCGGCGAGGCCTTGCGCGAAATTTTGTTGAACCCTGAAACCAAGGCGGGATTGCGCGCGGAGACGTTGATGATGTTTGCCGCGCGGCAGCAGCATCTTGAAGACGTTATCCTGCCTGCGCTGGCGGACGGCATTCATGTCGTTTCCGACCGTTTTACCGATGCGACTTTTGCGTATCAAGGCGGTGGGCGCGGCGTGCCTCTGCAAGATATTGAAATGCTGGAAAATTGGGTACAGGGCGGGTTTGGTCCTGATTTGACGTTGCTGCTGGACGTGCCGCTGGAAGTGTCGATGGCGCGTATCGGGCAGACGCGCGAGAAGGACCGTTTCGAGCAGGAGCAGGCAGATTTTTTCACCCGCGTGCGTGCTGTTTATCTCGAACGTGCCGCCGCGCATCCCGAACGCTACGCGCTTATCGACGGCAACCGGAGTTTGGAGGAGGTGAGGGCGGATATCGAACATGCGTTGGCGCGCAGTTTCGGTATGGATGTTTAA
- a CDS encoding malic enzyme-like NAD(P)-binding protein produces MENSLKEAALKFHEFPVPGKVSVTPTKSLATSKDLALAYSPGVAAPCMEIHADPQNAYKYTAKGNLVAVISNGTAVLGLGNIGALAGKPVMEGKGVLFKKFAGVDVFDIEIDEKDPQKLVDIIAALEPTFGGINLEDIKAPECFYIERELRKRCKIPVFHDDQHGTAIITAAAVLNALRFTGRNIEEATLVCSGAGAAAIACLNQLLDLGLKRENVTVCDSKGVIYKTREDKDRMDESKQFYAIEDNGQRVLADAVKGKDIFLGLSGANLLTPEMLNTMNAKPIVFAMANPNPEILPPLAKETRPDVVIGTGRSDFPNQVNNVLCFPFIFRGALDVGATTINEEMKRACVYALADLAKEEVTEEVVAAYGKKFEFGAEYLIPTPFDSRLLPRVASAAAKAAMESGVATRPIADLEAYAAKLSEWKL; encoded by the coding sequence ATGGAAAACTCATTAAAAGAAGCCGCACTGAAATTTCACGAATTCCCCGTGCCGGGTAAAGTCTCCGTTACCCCCACCAAATCGCTGGCCACGTCCAAAGACTTGGCTTTGGCGTACTCGCCGGGCGTCGCGGCTCCTTGTATGGAAATCCATGCCGATCCGCAAAATGCGTACAAATATACCGCCAAAGGCAATTTGGTCGCCGTGATTTCCAACGGTACCGCCGTTTTGGGCTTGGGCAACATCGGCGCGTTGGCGGGCAAACCTGTGATGGAAGGCAAAGGCGTATTGTTCAAAAAATTCGCCGGTGTGGACGTATTCGACATCGAAATCGATGAAAAAGACCCGCAAAAACTGGTGGACATCATCGCCGCGTTGGAACCGACTTTCGGCGGCATCAACCTCGAAGACATTAAAGCGCCTGAATGCTTCTACATCGAACGCGAATTGCGCAAACGCTGCAAAATCCCGGTATTCCACGACGACCAACACGGTACCGCCATCATCACCGCTGCTGCCGTATTGAACGCCCTGCGTTTTACCGGCCGCAACATTGAAGAGGCGACTTTGGTTTGCTCCGGCGCGGGCGCAGCGGCGATTGCCTGTTTGAACCAACTGCTTGATTTGGGTCTGAAACGCGAAAACGTAACCGTTTGCGACTCCAAAGGCGTGATTTACAAAACCCGCGAAGACAAAGACCGTATGGACGAGTCCAAACAGTTCTACGCCATTGAAGACAACGGTCAACGCGTGCTTGCCGATGCCGTCAAAGGCAAAGACATCTTCTTGGGCCTCTCCGGCGCGAACCTGCTGACGCCTGAAATGTTGAACACCATGAACGCCAAGCCTATCGTGTTCGCCATGGCAAACCCGAACCCGGAAATCCTGCCGCCGCTGGCAAAAGAAACCCGTCCGGACGTGGTCATCGGTACCGGCCGTTCCGACTTCCCGAATCAAGTAAACAACGTATTGTGCTTCCCGTTCATCTTCCGCGGAGCGTTGGACGTCGGCGCGACGACCATCAATGAAGAAATGAAACGCGCCTGCGTCTATGCCTTGGCGGATTTGGCGAAGGAAGAGGTAACTGAAGAAGTGGTTGCCGCTTACGGCAAGAAATTCGAATTCGGCGCGGAATACCTGATTCCGACCCCGTTCGACTCCCGCCTGCTGCCGCGCGTTGCTTCGGCTGCCGCCAAAGCTGCGATGGAAAGCGGCGTGGCAACCCGTCCGATTGCAGACTTGGAAGCCTACGCTGCCAAACTGAGCGAGTGGAAACTGTAA
- the aroA gene encoding 3-phosphoshikimate 1-carboxyvinyltransferase: MTESIRLPAASLKPATVALPGSKSISNRTLLLAALSDNTCEIHSLLKSDDTNRMLEALDKLGVEIEYLAEGRLKVHGTGGQFPNRTADLFLGNAGTAFRPLTAALAVLGGDYHLHGVARMHERPIGDLVDALRIAGADVEYLGNEHYPPLHIGERQDRGERVIPIKGNVSSQFLTALLMALPLTGQAFEIRMVGELISKPYIDITLKLMAQFGVQVANEDYRVFKIPADACYHAPDHLYVEGDASSASYFLAAGLIAATPVRVTGIGANSIQGDVAFARELEKIGADVVWGENFVEVSRPKERAAQAFDLDANHIPDAAMTLAIVALATGQTCTLRNIGSWRVKETDRIAAMANELRKLGAEVVEEAEAIHITPPEILTPDAVIDTYDDHRMAMCFSLVSLLGVPVVINDPKCTHKTFPTYFEVFSSLTDAV; the protein is encoded by the coding sequence ATGACCGAATCCATCCGCCTTCCCGCCGCTTCACTCAAGCCCGCCACCGTCGCCCTACCCGGCTCCAAAAGCATCAGCAACCGCACCCTGCTGCTTGCCGCCTTGTCCGACAATACTTGCGAAATCCATTCCCTGCTCAAATCCGACGATACCAACCGTATGTTGGAAGCGCTCGATAAACTCGGCGTTGAAATCGAATATCTTGCCGAAGGTCGTCTGAAAGTACACGGCACAGGCGGACAATTTCCAAACCGAACTGCCGATTTGTTTTTAGGCAACGCGGGAACGGCGTTCCGTCCGCTGACTGCCGCGCTGGCGGTTTTAGGCGGCGATTATCATCTGCACGGCGTTGCGCGTATGCACGAACGCCCTATCGGCGATTTGGTCGATGCGCTGCGGATTGCCGGCGCCGATGTCGAATATCTCGGCAACGAACACTATCCGCCGCTTCATATCGGCGAACGCCAAGACCGCGGCGAGCGCGTGATTCCGATTAAGGGCAATGTGTCCAGCCAGTTTCTGACCGCCCTCTTGATGGCACTGCCACTGACCGGACAGGCATTTGAAATCCGTATGGTCGGCGAGTTGATTTCCAAGCCCTATATCGACATCACCTTGAAACTGATGGCGCAATTCGGCGTACAGGTTGCCAATGAAGACTACCGCGTCTTCAAAATCCCCGCCGATGCCTGCTACCACGCGCCCGACCATTTATATGTCGAAGGCGATGCCTCCAGCGCGTCCTATTTCCTCGCAGCCGGTTTGATTGCTGCTACGCCCGTCCGCGTTACCGGTATCGGCGCAAACAGCATACAGGGAGATGTCGCCTTTGCCCGCGAGCTGGAAAAAATCGGTGCGGATGTGGTTTGGGGCGAAAACTTCGTCGAAGTCTCGCGCCCGAAAGAACGTGCCGCCCAAGCCTTTGATTTGGATGCAAACCATATCCCCGATGCCGCCATGACCCTCGCCATCGTCGCGCTTGCTACAGGACAAACATGTACACTGCGCAACATCGGTTCATGGCGCGTCAAGGAAACCGACCGCATCGCCGCGATGGCAAACGAGTTGCGTAAACTTGGCGCAGAAGTCGTCGAAGAAGCCGAAGCGATTCACATTACCCCGCCTGAAATACTGACGCCCGACGCCGTCATCGACACTTACGACGACCACCGCATGGCGATGTGTTTCTCGCTGGTTTCCCTGTTGGGCGTACCCGTCGTCATCAACGACCCGAAATGCACCCATAAAACCTTCCCGACTTATTTTGAAGTGTTCTCATCGCTGACCGACGCGGTTTAA
- a CDS encoding low molecular weight protein tyrosine phosphatase family protein: MNALFICSRNQWRSPTAEAVFRRYPNVQTRSAGTSPNARHTVSINDIAWADKVFVMEQKHKNRLSAQFSRALQHKEIIVLDIPDDYRYMDEELIEILKESVEPYLSDS; the protein is encoded by the coding sequence ATGAACGCACTTTTTATTTGCAGCCGCAACCAATGGCGCAGCCCCACCGCTGAAGCGGTATTCCGACGCTATCCGAACGTACAGACACGTTCTGCAGGCACAAGCCCTAATGCACGGCACACCGTTTCCATCAACGACATCGCATGGGCGGATAAGGTTTTTGTGATGGAACAAAAACATAAAAACCGCCTGTCGGCACAGTTTTCCCGCGCTTTGCAGCATAAGGAAATTATTGTTTTGGACATTCCTGACGATTACCGTTATATGGACGAAGAATTGATCGAGATATTGAAAGAAAGCGTCGAGCCGTATTTGTCTGACAGCTAG
- a CDS encoding replication-associated recombination protein A — MSDLFTRQPDAPLAERLRPHTLDDVIGQQHLIGEGKPLRVAVEGGKPHSMLLWGPPGVGKTTLARILAQSFNAQFLPVSAVFSGVKDIREAIDKAEIALQQGRATILFVDEVHRFNKAQQDAFLPHVESGLLTFIGATTENPSFEVNPALLSRAQVYVLQSLSSDDLKKLIAKVLALPEYRDFTIEADAQELLVNTADGDARRLLNLLEQLLRAADTRRLKTLTTEFLADSLGAQIRRFDKGGESFYNQISALHKSVRGSHPNAALYWFCRMLDGGTDPRYLARRIVRMAWEDIGLADPRAFQIANDAAATFERLGSPEGELALAQAVLYLAAAAKSNAGYKAYNQMRRFVKENASDEVPVHLRNAPTKLMKELGYGREYRYAHDEPNAYAAGESYMPDGLDEPDFYQPVPRGLEIKIGEKLEWLKSLDEEALDKQK; from the coding sequence ATGTCCGACCTTTTCACCCGCCAACCTGATGCGCCGCTTGCCGAACGCCTGCGCCCGCATACGCTTGATGATGTTATCGGGCAGCAGCATTTAATTGGCGAAGGCAAGCCGCTGCGTGTGGCGGTGGAAGGCGGGAAGCCGCATTCTATGTTGCTGTGGGGGCCGCCGGGCGTGGGCAAGACGACGTTGGCGCGGATTTTGGCGCAGAGTTTCAATGCCCAGTTTCTGCCTGTTTCCGCTGTATTCTCCGGCGTGAAAGACATACGCGAGGCGATCGACAAGGCCGAAATCGCCTTGCAGCAGGGACGCGCGACGATTTTGTTTGTCGATGAAGTCCACCGTTTCAACAAGGCGCAGCAGGACGCGTTTTTGCCCCATGTCGAAAGCGGTTTGCTGACCTTTATCGGCGCGACGACGGAAAACCCGTCGTTTGAAGTCAATCCCGCGCTGTTGAGCCGCGCGCAGGTGTATGTTTTGCAGTCCTTGTCTTCAGACGACCTCAAAAAGCTGATTGCCAAAGTATTGGCCTTGCCCGAATACCGGGATTTTACGATTGAAGCCGATGCGCAGGAGCTGCTCGTCAATACCGCCGACGGCGATGCGCGCAGATTGTTGAATCTGTTGGAACAACTTTTACGCGCCGCCGACACGCGCCGTCTGAAAACCTTAACCACCGAATTTCTCGCCGACAGCTTGGGCGCGCAAATCCGCCGTTTCGACAAAGGCGGCGAGAGTTTCTACAACCAAATCTCCGCCCTGCACAAATCCGTGCGCGGTTCGCATCCGAATGCCGCGCTGTATTGGTTTTGCCGTATGCTCGACGGCGGCACAGACCCGCGTTACCTCGCCCGCCGCATCGTGCGCATGGCGTGGGAGGACATCGGGCTTGCCGACCCGCGCGCCTTCCAAATCGCCAACGATGCCGCCGCCACCTTCGAACGTTTAGGCTCGCCCGAAGGCGAACTCGCGCTGGCACAAGCCGTGCTGTACCTTGCCGCCGCCGCCAAATCCAACGCGGGTTACAAGGCATACAACCAAATGCGACGCTTCGTCAAAGAAAACGCCAGCGATGAAGTACCCGTCCACCTGCGCAACGCTCCGACCAAGTTGATGAAGGAATTGGGCTACGGACGCGAATACCGCTACGCCCACGACGAACCGAACGCCTACGCCGCCGGCGAAAGCTATATGCCCGACGGCTTGGACGAACCGGATTTCTACCAACCCGTCCCGCGCGGGCTGGAAATCAAAATCGGCGAAAAGCTGGAATGGTTGAAATCGCTGGATGAGGAAGCGTTGGATAAGCAGAAGTAA
- the thrC gene encoding threonine synthase: MKYISTRGETAHKPFSEVLLMGLAPDGGLMLPEHYPQVSRETLDKWRGLSYAELAFEVMSLFVTDIPADDLRDILNRTYTEAAFGSKEITPVRTLSDGIKIQALSNGPTLAFKDMAMQFLGNAFEYVLNKKGRELNILGATSGDTGSAAEYALRGKKGVNVFMLSPDGKMSAFQRAQMYSLQDENIHNIAVKGMFDDCQDIVKAVQNDAAFKEKYHIGTVNSINWGRIVAQVVYYFAGYFKATQSNDEQVSFCVPSGNFGNVCAGHIAKQMGLPIRRLIVATNENDVLDEFFKTGAYRPRNSEHTYVTSSPSMDISKASNFERFVFDLMDRDPQEINTLWAEVAAGKGFDLQFALEKVGGKYGFTSGKSTHADRLATIKQVYEQDKELIDPHTADGVKVAREVREEGETVVCLETALAAKFDATIHEAVGDVAIPRPAALEGLEKLPQRVQVVPNNAAAVKEIIRETLDQ; the protein is encoded by the coding sequence ATGAAATATATCAGTACGCGCGGCGAGACGGCGCATAAACCGTTTAGCGAGGTTTTGTTGATGGGGCTTGCGCCCGACGGCGGTTTGATGCTGCCGGAACATTATCCGCAGGTCAGCCGCGAGACTTTGGACAAGTGGCGCGGTTTGAGCTATGCGGAGCTGGCGTTTGAGGTGATGAGCCTGTTTGTTACGGATATTCCGGCGGACGATTTGCGCGATATTCTGAACCGTACTTATACGGAAGCGGCGTTCGGCTCTAAGGAAATCACGCCTGTGCGTACTTTGTCGGACGGCATCAAAATTCAAGCCTTGTCCAACGGCCCGACGCTGGCGTTTAAGGATATGGCGATGCAGTTTTTGGGCAATGCGTTTGAATATGTGTTGAACAAAAAGGGCAGGGAACTCAATATCTTGGGTGCGACCAGCGGAGATACGGGTTCGGCTGCGGAATATGCCTTGCGCGGCAAAAAGGGCGTGAATGTATTTATGCTCTCGCCCGACGGCAAAATGAGCGCGTTCCAACGTGCGCAGATGTACAGCCTGCAAGACGAGAATATCCATAATATCGCCGTGAAGGGGATGTTTGACGACTGTCAGGACATTGTGAAGGCGGTGCAGAACGATGCTGCGTTCAAGGAAAAATACCATATCGGTACGGTCAATTCGATCAATTGGGGACGCATCGTTGCGCAAGTGGTTTATTACTTTGCAGGCTATTTCAAAGCGACGCAAAGCAATGACGAGCAGGTCAGCTTTTGCGTGCCGAGCGGTAACTTCGGCAACGTTTGCGCGGGACACATCGCCAAACAAATGGGCTTGCCTATCCGCCGCCTGATTGTTGCGACCAATGAAAATGATGTGTTGGACGAGTTTTTCAAAACCGGCGCATACCGCCCGCGCAACAGCGAGCATACTTATGTTACCTCCAGCCCGTCTATGGACATTTCCAAAGCGTCCAACTTCGAGCGTTTCGTGTTTGACCTGATGGATCGCGATCCTCAGGAAATCAATACGCTTTGGGCGGAAGTCGCGGCGGGCAAAGGCTTTGACTTGCAGTTTGCCTTGGAAAAAGTCGGCGGCAAATACGGCTTTACCTCCGGCAAATCTACCCACGCCGACCGCCTCGCCACCATCAAGCAGGTTTACGAGCAAGACAAAGAACTCATCGACCCGCACACTGCCGACGGCGTAAAAGTCGCCCGCGAAGTGCGCGAAGAAGGGGAGACGGTTGTGTGTTTGGAAACTGCGTTGGCAGCGAAATTCGATGCGACCATACACGAAGCCGTCGGCGATGTCGCCATTCCGCGCCCTGCCGCGCTGGAAGGTTTGGAAAAATTGCCTCAGCGCGTCCAAGTCGTGCCGAACAATGCAGCCGCCGTCAAAGAAATCATCCGCGAAACCTTAGACCAGTAA
- a CDS encoding ferredoxin--NADP reductase: protein MAAFNTQKVLSVHHWTDAYFTFTCTRDESLRFENGQFVMVGLMVDGKPLMRAYSVASANWEEHLEFFSIKVQDGPLTSRLQHLKVGDDVLISKKPTGTLVAGDLNPGKHLYLLSTGTGIAPFLSITKDPEIYEQFEKIILVHGVRYKKDLAYYDRFTKELPEHEYLGDLVKEKLIYYPIVSREDYEHHGRLTDLMVSGKLFEDIGLPKINPQDDRAMLCGSPAMLKDTCKVLDDFGLTVSPKTGVRGDYLIERAFVDQ, encoded by the coding sequence ATGGCAGCATTCAATACCCAAAAAGTATTGTCCGTACACCACTGGACGGATGCGTATTTCACCTTTACCTGCACCCGCGACGAATCGTTGCGCTTCGAAAACGGTCAATTCGTCATGGTCGGATTGATGGTGGACGGCAAGCCGCTGATGCGCGCATACAGCGTCGCCTCCGCCAACTGGGAAGAACACCTCGAATTTTTCAGCATTAAAGTCCAAGACGGCCCTCTGACCAGCCGCCTGCAACACCTTAAAGTCGGTGACGACGTGTTGATCAGCAAAAAACCGACCGGAACCTTGGTTGCCGGCGACCTGAATCCCGGTAAACACCTTTACCTGCTGAGCACCGGTACCGGCATCGCCCCCTTCTTGAGCATCACCAAAGACCCCGAAATTTACGAGCAATTTGAAAAAATCATCCTCGTACACGGCGTGCGCTACAAAAAAGATTTGGCGTACTACGACCGCTTCACCAAAGAATTGCCCGAACACGAATACCTCGGCGACTTGGTTAAAGAAAAACTGATTTACTACCCGATCGTTTCCCGCGAAGACTACGAACACCACGGCCGCCTGACCGACCTGATGGTAAGCGGCAAACTGTTTGAAGACATCGGCCTGCCCAAAATCAACCCGCAAGACGACCGCGCCATGCTGTGCGGCAGCCCTGCGATGCTGAAAGACACCTGCAAAGTTCTGGATGATTTCGGTCTGACCGTCTCCCCGAAAACAGGCGTACGCGGCGACTACCTGATCGAACGCGCGTTTGTGGATCAATAA